In one Aromatoleum aromaticum EbN1 genomic region, the following are encoded:
- a CDS encoding response regulator, which translates to MIITTERAIRVFLVDDHRTTLWGLERLITGAERMQLVGSATSIMELLVDPESRNADVIVLDLDLGGVDSAAALAELHQTLSARVLVLTGARDADAHRRVVMAGARGVVRKEEPVDVLLRAIEKVHEGDVWINRALIGDIMDRLKGGNPPPDEHSAKISSLTPKELEVIATVVRHKGAKSLILAESLSISEHTLRNHLTVIYHKLELRGRLELYVYAKERGIGLVNS; encoded by the coding sequence ATGATAATCACCACCGAGCGTGCCATCCGGGTCTTCCTCGTCGACGATCACCGAACGACCCTGTGGGGGCTCGAGCGCCTGATCACAGGGGCCGAGCGCATGCAGCTGGTGGGCAGCGCGACAAGCATCATGGAGCTGCTCGTCGACCCCGAAAGCCGCAACGCCGACGTGATCGTGCTCGACCTCGATCTGGGCGGCGTCGATTCGGCCGCCGCGCTCGCCGAATTGCACCAGACCCTCAGCGCCCGCGTGCTGGTGCTGACCGGCGCGCGCGACGCCGACGCGCATCGCCGCGTCGTCATGGCCGGCGCGCGCGGCGTCGTCCGGAAGGAAGAGCCGGTGGACGTGCTGTTGCGCGCGATCGAGAAAGTCCACGAAGGCGACGTGTGGATCAATCGCGCGCTGATCGGCGACATCATGGACAGGCTCAAGGGCGGAAATCCGCCGCCGGACGAGCACAGCGCGAAGATCTCGAGCCTGACGCCGAAGGAACTCGAAGTCATCGCGACCGTCGTCCGCCACAAAGGCGCCAAGAGCCTGATCCTCGCCGAAAGCCTCAGCATCAGCGAACACACGCTGCGCAACCACCTCACCGTGATCTACCACAAGCTCGAACTGCGCGGCCGGCTCGAACTGTACGTCTATGCGAAGGAACGCGGGATCGGGCTGGTGAATTCGTGA
- a CDS encoding Flp family type IVb pilin, protein MKAMKTERIVELLKGFIEDQDGVTSIEYALLAALIFGAIVVSVSLLGSSVETLYGDVADKVSAAVS, encoded by the coding sequence ATGAAAGCGATGAAGACCGAGCGGATTGTCGAGTTGCTGAAAGGGTTCATCGAAGACCAGGACGGCGTCACGTCGATCGAATATGCGCTGCTAGCGGCGCTGATTTTCGGCGCGATCGTGGTTTCGGTCAGCTTGCTCGGCAGCAGTGTCGAGACACTTTACGGCGATGTCGCGGACAAGGTTTCGGCCGCGGTGTCCTGA
- a CDS encoding Flp family type IVb pilin, with product MLEMMKQFVRDDEGVTAIEYGLLASLIALAIIVGAGALGTKLNTMFNFIAGKLVAA from the coding sequence ATGCTGGAAATGATGAAGCAGTTCGTTCGTGATGACGAGGGAGTGACCGCAATCGAATATGGATTGCTCGCCTCGTTGATTGCGCTCGCGATCATCGTCGGCGCCGGCGCACTCGGTACAAAGCTGAATACCATGTTCAACTTCATTGCGGGGAAGCTCGTTGCCGCCTGA
- a CDS encoding ATPase has protein sequence MNAPSAARVIPLDEAAAFPRAPRTLEETGLPLLFLVELAAKLLFVRGQMRLTELSQQLRLPANVLESLLAFMRAERICEVMRRGETDGDILYELTDAGRARAAEFLGRCKYAGAAPVGLTAYVAQVERQSVTKMRVTRDGVNEAFRGLIIKPEVRDQLGAAMGSGRALFLYGPAGAGKTYLAERLALLLDGDIAVPHAILVDSEVIQVFDPLIHTPVEDDRRPAALDNLMRPDLRWVRCKRPVAITGGELTLRMLDLDYDASSGFYQAPPHVKANNGLFVVDDLGRQIVTPEQLMNRWIVPMDRHYDYLALHSGTKFALPFDVVLVFSTNLMPADVADPAFLRRLGYKIHIGPMNEDEYRNIFTRVCEERGVPFEEAAFQMLLNDYHKAHGQPLLACYPRDLVNQIADLARYLDEPARLTPEALDWAWHNYFATR, from the coding sequence ATGAATGCACCTTCTGCCGCCCGCGTGATCCCTCTCGACGAAGCCGCCGCGTTCCCGCGAGCGCCGCGCACGCTCGAAGAAACCGGGCTGCCGCTGCTGTTCCTCGTCGAACTCGCGGCGAAGCTCTTATTCGTGCGCGGCCAGATGCGCCTGACCGAGCTGTCGCAGCAACTGCGGCTGCCGGCGAACGTACTCGAAAGCCTGCTCGCGTTCATGCGCGCCGAGCGGATCTGTGAAGTGATGCGCCGCGGCGAGACGGACGGCGACATCCTGTATGAACTCACCGATGCGGGCCGCGCCCGCGCCGCGGAATTCCTCGGCCGCTGCAAATACGCCGGCGCGGCACCGGTCGGCCTTACGGCGTATGTCGCGCAGGTCGAGCGCCAGTCGGTGACGAAGATGCGCGTCACGCGCGACGGCGTAAACGAAGCATTCCGCGGCCTGATCATCAAGCCGGAAGTGCGCGACCAGCTCGGCGCGGCGATGGGGTCGGGGCGCGCGCTGTTCCTGTACGGCCCGGCCGGCGCCGGGAAGACTTATCTCGCCGAGCGGCTCGCGCTGCTGCTCGATGGCGACATCGCCGTGCCGCACGCGATCCTCGTCGATAGCGAGGTCATCCAGGTGTTCGACCCGCTGATCCACACGCCGGTCGAGGACGACCGCCGCCCTGCCGCGCTCGACAACCTGATGCGGCCGGACCTGCGCTGGGTGCGGTGCAAGCGGCCGGTCGCAATCACCGGCGGCGAGCTGACGCTGCGCATGCTCGACCTCGACTACGACGCGAGCAGCGGCTTCTACCAGGCGCCGCCGCATGTGAAGGCGAACAACGGTCTTTTCGTCGTCGACGACCTCGGCCGGCAGATCGTCACGCCTGAGCAGCTGATGAACCGCTGGATCGTGCCGATGGACCGGCATTACGACTACCTCGCGCTGCACAGCGGCACGAAGTTCGCGCTGCCGTTCGACGTCGTGCTGGTGTTCTCGACGAACCTGATGCCCGCCGACGTCGCCGACCCGGCTTTCCTGCGCCGGCTCGGCTACAAGATCCACATCGGGCCGATGAATGAAGACGAGTACAGGAACATATTCACACGTGTTTGCGAGGAACGCGGCGTACCGTTCGAGGAAGCCGCGTTCCAGATGCTGTTGAACGATTACCACAAGGCGCACGGGCAGCCGTTGCTCGCGTGCTACCCGCGCGACCTGGTGAACCAGATCGCCGATCTCGCCCGCTACCTCGACGAACCGGCGCGTCTGACGCCGGAAGCTCTGGACTGGGCCTGGCATAACTACTTCGCGACCCGATAG
- a CDS encoding A24 family peptidase, producing MIATTTLLALLLAAVITDLLTRRIPNRLILAGLVSGFVLHMADLPGAALFATADSIDGVSVAFGGLAVGLAGMLPLYFLRAMGAGDVKLMMMVGAFLGPLQTFGVVVLTFAAGGILALGMALWQRSFAQLALNLRFMLTTSAVRAAGGDSPRFEPLAQTAGRMPYAVAVAAGVVLQLILVRSGGWALS from the coding sequence ATGATCGCTACAACAACTCTCCTTGCGTTACTCCTCGCTGCAGTAATTACCGACCTTCTGACTCGGCGAATTCCAAATCGGCTGATTCTAGCTGGGCTCGTATCGGGATTCGTTTTGCACATGGCTGATCTGCCCGGGGCTGCTCTCTTTGCCACAGCAGATAGCATTGACGGCGTGAGCGTCGCATTCGGAGGCCTCGCTGTTGGTCTAGCTGGAATGCTGCCGCTCTACTTCTTGCGCGCAATGGGCGCCGGTGACGTCAAATTAATGATGATGGTCGGCGCCTTCCTCGGTCCGCTGCAGACTTTCGGCGTCGTCGTCCTGACGTTCGCCGCCGGCGGCATACTCGCGCTTGGCATGGCGCTGTGGCAGCGCTCTTTTGCCCAGCTCGCACTGAACCTGCGCTTCATGCTGACGACCAGCGCGGTGCGCGCCGCGGGCGGCGACAGCCCGCGCTTCGAGCCGCTCGCGCAGACCGCCGGGCGCATGCCCTATGCCGTCGCGGTCGCCGCCGGCGTCGTGCTGCAGCTGATCCTCGTCCGCTCCGGCGGCTGGGCGTTGAGCTGA
- a CDS encoding GntR family transcriptional regulator: MPASRIAPLALYQEVAERLRQRIYSHDLAPGTWVDEQALADDYGISRTPLREALKVLASEGLVTLKPRRGCYVTEISERDLDEIFTVMALLEGQCAHITARKATDADLERLRKIHEKLEKAAVGGDIDGYFEANQAFHQALQKITDNRWLLQVIEDLRKVIKLSRHHSLFSEGRLEQSLAEHRGILAALAERDAERAELLMRAHIDSGRAALARIAKAKNKVA, encoded by the coding sequence ATGCCCGCCTCCCGCATCGCTCCGCTCGCCCTCTACCAGGAGGTCGCCGAGCGGCTTCGCCAGCGTATCTATTCGCACGATCTCGCCCCCGGCACATGGGTGGACGAGCAGGCGCTGGCCGACGACTACGGCATATCCCGCACGCCGTTGCGCGAAGCGCTCAAAGTGCTTGCGTCCGAAGGGCTCGTCACTCTCAAGCCGCGCCGCGGCTGCTACGTCACCGAAATCTCGGAACGCGATCTCGACGAGATTTTCACCGTCATGGCGCTGCTCGAAGGCCAGTGCGCGCATATCACCGCCCGCAAGGCAACGGACGCCGATCTCGAGCGGCTGCGGAAAATCCACGAAAAACTGGAGAAAGCTGCCGTCGGGGGGGACATCGACGGCTATTTCGAAGCGAACCAGGCTTTCCACCAGGCGCTGCAGAAAATCACCGACAACCGCTGGCTGCTGCAGGTCATCGAGGACCTGCGCAAAGTCATCAAGCTGTCGCGCCACCATTCGCTGTTCAGCGAAGGGCGGCTCGAACAGTCGCTTGCCGAGCACCGCGGCATTCTCGCCGCGCTCGCCGAACGCGATGCGGAGCGGGCGGAACTGCTGATGCGCGCCCATATCGACAGCGGGCGCGCAGCCCTCGCACGGATCGCGAAGGCGAAGAACAAGGTCGCCTGA
- a CDS encoding Flp family type IVb pilin — protein MLKMLQQFIVDEDGVTAIEYGLIASLVALAIIVGAGALGTKLNDVFNFIAGKLVAA, from the coding sequence ATGTTGAAAATGCTTCAGCAATTCATTGTGGATGAAGATGGTGTCACTGCAATCGAGTACGGTTTGATCGCCTCGTTAGTTGCGCTAGCGATCATCGTTGGTGCCGGCGCACTCGGTACAAAGCTCAATGACGTGTTCAACTTCATTGCAGGAAAGCTCGTTGCCGCCTAA
- a CDS encoding sensor histidine kinase, with protein MDTSSATSPAVLPPGVANGGLHLNPELRRILANIRVIVAIVAATEALSLSGAGRTPAALAALGYAVYAGWLCWVETRGNRPVLPRVTSWVDAGWILLFAWLAEAQSSLFVLLLLFPVLFASLSFGFVSGLLVSLFAAAVAAAQLILRSGYGDIPWQGAMLQPLSLLVLGPLVAALARAGMQMNEQLTVADRLLGQLDPRLGVRRVAETTLRALTHHFDADRGLILLWLPDSEPRLFDCDASGNVNELSGELHTRLVESLGRLPSHIAAVHHLGHLGRLPLRHHSGFDLETKGPSSAARPAAEHLAELLDARSMVAMPICRRAPHPCRLLLESRYRRYRARDAELLYGVMEQLAPVIENAGLLERLTEAAMATERARIGRDLHDTAIQPYLGLKYGIEALVRKAAPDNPLHHDIHALKDVAISELHNLRELVTDMRAGACGADDALAPALRRQAKRFSELFGIEVAVDCEGELPVRRSLAAAIFPMVGEALTNIRRHTDASRAEILVRAQAGSCSLRITNAHDPHAPPPPFIPRSIVERAESLHGRAVVERQRPGLTDLIISIPTHPEHGQP; from the coding sequence ATGGACACCAGCAGCGCCACCTCGCCGGCGGTGCTCCCGCCTGGCGTCGCAAACGGCGGCCTGCACCTGAATCCCGAGCTGCGGCGGATCCTTGCGAACATACGCGTCATTGTCGCGATCGTCGCCGCAACGGAAGCCCTCTCGCTGTCGGGCGCGGGACGCACGCCGGCCGCGCTCGCGGCCCTCGGCTACGCCGTCTATGCGGGCTGGCTGTGCTGGGTCGAAACCCGTGGCAACCGCCCGGTTCTGCCGCGCGTCACGTCGTGGGTCGATGCGGGATGGATCCTGCTTTTCGCGTGGCTCGCCGAGGCGCAAAGCAGCCTGTTCGTCCTGCTGCTGCTCTTTCCGGTCCTGTTCGCATCGCTGAGCTTCGGCTTCGTCTCCGGCCTGCTGGTTTCGCTGTTCGCCGCCGCAGTCGCCGCAGCCCAGTTGATCCTCCGCAGCGGGTATGGCGACATCCCGTGGCAGGGCGCGATGCTGCAGCCGCTGTCGCTGCTCGTTCTCGGCCCCCTCGTGGCCGCTCTCGCGCGAGCCGGCATGCAGATGAACGAGCAGCTGACAGTCGCCGACCGCCTGCTCGGGCAGCTGGACCCGCGCTTGGGAGTGCGGCGCGTCGCGGAGACGACGCTGCGCGCACTGACGCACCATTTCGACGCCGATCGAGGCCTGATTCTGCTGTGGCTCCCCGACAGCGAGCCGCGCCTGTTCGATTGCGACGCCAGCGGCAACGTGAACGAGCTGTCGGGCGAACTGCACACCCGCCTGGTCGAGTCGCTGGGTCGCCTGCCATCCCACATCGCGGCCGTGCATCATCTCGGCCACCTCGGCCGCCTCCCGCTGCGTCATCACAGCGGCTTCGACCTCGAAACCAAAGGGCCGAGCAGCGCTGCCCGGCCAGCGGCCGAACACCTCGCCGAGCTCCTTGACGCCCGGTCGATGGTCGCGATGCCGATTTGTCGCCGTGCGCCGCACCCGTGCCGGCTGCTGCTCGAGTCGCGGTACCGGCGCTATCGCGCGCGCGACGCCGAACTGCTGTACGGGGTGATGGAGCAGCTCGCCCCCGTCATCGAAAACGCGGGCCTCCTGGAGCGGCTCACCGAAGCCGCAATGGCGACCGAACGCGCGCGCATCGGCCGCGATCTCCACGACACCGCGATCCAGCCCTACCTCGGGCTGAAGTACGGCATCGAAGCGCTCGTCCGCAAAGCCGCCCCCGACAACCCGCTGCACCACGACATCCACGCGTTGAAGGACGTCGCCATCAGCGAGCTGCACAACCTGCGCGAGCTTGTGACGGACATGCGGGCGGGCGCATGTGGCGCCGACGACGCGCTCGCGCCGGCGCTGCGGCGGCAGGCCAAGCGATTTTCCGAGCTGTTCGGGATCGAAGTGGCGGTGGATTGCGAAGGCGAACTGCCGGTGCGCCGCAGCCTCGCCGCGGCGATTTTTCCGATGGTCGGCGAAGCGCTGACGAACATTCGCCGCCACACCGACGCGAGCCGCGCCGAAATCCTCGTTCGCGCACAGGCCGGCTCCTGTTCGCTGCGGATCACGAACGCGCACGACCCGCACGCCCCTCCTCCGCCGTTCATCCCGCGCTCGATCGTCGAACGCGCCGAATCGCTCCACGGCCGTGCAGTAGTCGAGCGACAGCGACCCGGCCTGACTGATCTGATCATCTCCATCCCAACCCATCCCGAGCACGGCCAACCATGA
- the fumC gene encoding class II fumarate hydratase, with protein sequence MKATRTETDSMGPVEVAADRYWGAQTERSVAHFPIGTDRFRWGRAMIRALGILKKAAARANAELGELAPEVAALIERAADEVIDGTLDAHFPLVVFQTGSGTQSNMNANEVIANRAIELAGGELGSKRPVHPNDHVNRGQSSNDTFPTAMHVAAVEQLHDRLLPAVGRLRGTLADKAKEFSDVVKTGRTHLQDATPITLGQEIGAWVAQLDFGIVAVESALPGLYDLAIGGTAVGTGLNAHPRFGDRAAAEIATLTGRPFRSAPDRFFALAAHDALVQASAAMRTLAGGLMKMANDVRWLASGPRCGIGELTIPENEPGSSIMPGKVNPTQCEALTMVCVQVFGNDAAVAFAGTQGNFQLNVYKPVMAHNVLESIALLADSCDAFDAHCARGLLPNLPRIRENLEKNLMLVTALNREIGYDRAAEIAKKAHKEGLSLREAALASGYVGPEEFDLWVDAEAMTRPGA encoded by the coding sequence ATGAAAGCCACGCGTACCGAAACCGATTCGATGGGGCCCGTTGAAGTCGCGGCGGACCGTTACTGGGGAGCCCAGACCGAACGCTCGGTCGCGCATTTCCCGATCGGCACCGACCGCTTCCGCTGGGGGCGGGCGATGATCCGTGCGCTGGGCATCCTGAAAAAGGCGGCAGCACGAGCGAATGCAGAACTCGGCGAGTTGGCCCCGGAAGTCGCGGCGCTGATCGAGCGCGCCGCGGACGAAGTCATCGACGGCACGCTCGATGCGCACTTCCCGCTGGTCGTGTTCCAGACCGGCTCCGGCACGCAATCGAACATGAACGCGAACGAGGTCATCGCGAACCGCGCGATCGAACTGGCCGGCGGGGAGCTGGGCTCGAAGCGTCCGGTGCATCCGAACGACCACGTGAACCGCGGCCAGTCATCGAACGACACGTTCCCCACCGCGATGCATGTCGCGGCAGTCGAGCAGCTGCACGACCGCCTGCTGCCCGCCGTGGGGCGGCTGCGCGGCACGCTCGCCGACAAGGCGAAGGAATTCAGCGACGTCGTCAAGACCGGGCGCACGCACCTGCAGGACGCGACGCCGATCACGCTCGGGCAGGAGATCGGGGCGTGGGTTGCGCAGCTCGATTTCGGCATCGTGGCGGTCGAAAGCGCGCTGCCGGGGCTGTACGACCTGGCGATCGGCGGCACCGCGGTCGGTACCGGGCTTAACGCCCATCCGCGTTTCGGCGACCGCGCGGCGGCGGAGATCGCCACGCTCACCGGACGCCCGTTTCGTAGCGCGCCGGACCGCTTCTTCGCGCTCGCCGCGCACGACGCGCTGGTGCAGGCGTCGGCGGCGATGCGCACCCTTGCGGGCGGCCTGATGAAGATGGCGAACGACGTGCGCTGGCTAGCGAGCGGGCCGCGCTGCGGCATCGGCGAGCTGACGATCCCCGAGAACGAGCCGGGGTCGTCGATCATGCCGGGAAAAGTCAATCCGACGCAGTGCGAGGCGCTGACGATGGTGTGCGTGCAGGTGTTCGGCAACGACGCGGCAGTCGCTTTCGCCGGCACGCAGGGGAATTTCCAGCTGAATGTCTATAAGCCGGTGATGGCGCACAACGTACTGGAGAGCATCGCGCTGCTCGCGGACAGCTGCGACGCGTTCGACGCGCACTGCGCGCGCGGCCTGCTGCCGAACCTGCCGCGCATCCGCGAGAATCTCGAAAAGAACCTGATGCTGGTGACGGCGCTGAATCGCGAGATCGGCTATGACCGTGCCGCCGAGATCGCGAAGAAGGCGCACAAGGAAGGCCTGTCGCTGCGCGAGGCGGCGCTCGCGTCGGGCTACGTCGGCCCGGAGGAGTTCGATCTGTGGGTCGACGCGGAAGCGATGACGCGGCCTGGCGCGTGA
- a CDS encoding response regulator: MSSALAPPIEILLVDDQRVILSGVTALIESEAPRMRVTGQARSVRQALELARTVRPHVIVLDADLGGDDGLVLIPLFRICCNAAVVVFTCLGEPRARLRAQRLGAAGFVSKTAPGDELIAAIRLASL, translated from the coding sequence TTGTCGAGCGCTTTGGCTCCGCCGATCGAAATTCTGCTCGTCGACGATCAGCGCGTGATCCTGTCGGGGGTGACCGCGCTGATCGAGAGCGAAGCCCCGCGGATGCGCGTGACCGGACAAGCCCGCTCCGTCCGGCAGGCGCTCGAACTCGCGCGAACTGTTCGTCCGCACGTCATCGTCCTCGATGCGGACCTGGGCGGCGACGATGGCCTCGTGCTGATCCCGCTGTTCCGCATCTGCTGCAACGCCGCCGTCGTCGTCTTCACGTGCCTCGGCGAACCGCGTGCGCGTCTGCGCGCGCAGCGCCTCGGCGCAGCCGGCTTCGTTTCGAAGACCGCGCCCGGCGATGAACTGATCGCCGCGATCCGCCTCGCGTCGCTCTGA